A window of Platichthys flesus chromosome 23, fPlaFle2.1, whole genome shotgun sequence contains these coding sequences:
- the LOC133949086 gene encoding tubulin beta chain isoform X7, with amino-acid sequence MREILHLQAGQCGNQIGAKFWEVISDEHGIDPSGTYHGDNERQLERINVYYNEATGGKYVPRAVLVDLEPGTMDSVRSGAFGQIFRPDNFVFGQSGAGNNWAKGHYTEGAELVDSVMDVVRKEAECCDCLQGFQLTHSLGGGTGSGMGTLLISKIREEYPDRIMNTFSVVPSPKVSDTVVEPYNATLSVHQLVENTDETFIGNSTAIQELFKRMSEQFTAMFRRKAFLHWYTGEGMDEMEFTEAESNMNDLVSEYQQYQDATAEEEGEGEEEGDEDVA; translated from the exons ATGAGGGAGATACTGCATCTACAGGCTGGCCAGTGTGGCAACCAGATCGGAGCCAAG TTCTGGGAGGTGATAAGCGACGAACACGGCATCGACCCGTCTGGGACGTACCATGGAGACAATGAGCGGCAGTTGGAGCGAATCAACGTCTACTACAACGAGGCGACAG GTGGGAAGTATGTTCCTCGTGCAGTGCTCGTGGATTTGGAGCCAGGAACAATGGACTCTGTGAGGTCTGGTGCTTTTGGCCAGATCTTTAGGCCAGACAACTTTGTCTTTG GCCAGAGTGGAGCAGGTAATAACTGGGCTAAAGGCCACTACACTGAGGGAGCCGAGCTGGTGGACTCTGTCATGGATGTGGTCAGAAAAGAAGCAGAGTGCTGTGACTGCCTCCAGGGCTTCCAGCTCACACACTCCCTTGGTGGAGGCACCGGCTCTGGCATGGGCACGCTGCTTATCAGCAAAATCCGTGAGGAGTATCCTGACCGCATCATGAACACTTTCAGCGTGGTCCCCTCACCCAAG GTGTCAGACACAGTGGTGGAGCCCTACAATGCCACCCTGTCTGTCCACCAGCTGGTGGAGAACACAGATGAG ACTTTCATTGGCAACAGCACAGCCATTCAGGAGCTGTTCAAACGCATGTCAGAGCAGTTCACCGCCATGTTCCGTCGCAAGGCCTTCCTCCACTG GTACACGGGCGAAGGTATGGACGAGATGGAGTTCACAGAGGCTGAGAGCAACATGAACGACCTGGTGTCTGAGTACCAGCAGTACCAGGACGCCACTGCTGAGGAAGAGGGCGAGGGTGAGGAGGAAGGTGACGAGGATGTGGCCTAA
- the LOC133949086 gene encoding tubulin beta chain isoform X4, which yields MREILHLQAGQCGKYVPRAVLVDLEPGTMDSVRSGAFGQIFRPDNFVFGQSGAGNNWAKGHYTEGAELVDSVMDVVRKEAECCDCLQGFQLTHSLGGGTGSGMGTLLISKIREEYPDRIMNTFSVVPSPKVSDTVVEPYNATLSVHQLVENTDETYCIDNEALYDICFRTLKLTTPTYGDLNHLVSATMSGVTTCLRFPGQLNADLRKLAVNMVPFPRLHFFMPGFAPLTSRGSQQYRALTVPELTQQMFDAKNMMAACDPRRGRYLTVAAIFRGRMSMKEVDEQLLNVQNKNSSYFVEWIPNNVKTAVCDIPPRGLKMSSTFIGNSTAIQELFKRMSEQFTAMFRRKAFLHWYTGEGMDEMEFTEAESNMNDLVSEYQQYQDATAEEEGEGEEEGDEDVA from the exons ATGAGGGAGATACTGCATCTACAGGCTGGCCAGT GTGGGAAGTATGTTCCTCGTGCAGTGCTCGTGGATTTGGAGCCAGGAACAATGGACTCTGTGAGGTCTGGTGCTTTTGGCCAGATCTTTAGGCCAGACAACTTTGTCTTTG GCCAGAGTGGAGCAGGTAATAACTGGGCTAAAGGCCACTACACTGAGGGAGCCGAGCTGGTGGACTCTGTCATGGATGTGGTCAGAAAAGAAGCAGAGTGCTGTGACTGCCTCCAGGGCTTCCAGCTCACACACTCCCTTGGTGGAGGCACCGGCTCTGGCATGGGCACGCTGCTTATCAGCAAAATCCGTGAGGAGTATCCTGACCGCATCATGAACACTTTCAGCGTGGTCCCCTCACCCAAG GTGTCAGACACAGTGGTGGAGCCCTACAATGCCACCCTGTCTGTCCACCAGCTGGTGGAGAACACAGATGAGACCTACTGCATTGATAATGAGGCCCTGTATGACATCTGCTTCCGTACACTGAAACTCACTACACCCACCTATGGTGATCTCAACCACCTTGTCTCAGCCACCATGAGCGGGGTGACCACCTGCCTGCGCTTTCCCGGCCAGCTCAATGCTGATCTGAGGAAACTGGCCGTCAACATGGTGCCCTTCCCCAGGCTGCACTTCTTCATGCCAGGCTTTGCACCCCTGACCAGTCGGGGCAGCCAGCAGTACAG GGCACTGACAGTTCCTGAACTCACCCAGCAAATGTTTGACGCCAAAAACATGATGGCTGCCTGTGACCCACGCCGTGGTCGCTACCTTACGGTCGCCGCCATCTTTCGGGGCCGCATGTCCATGAAAGAGGTGGACGAACAGTTGTTGAATGTGCAGAACAAGAACAGCAGCTACTTCGTGGAGTGGATCCCAAACAACGTCAAGACGGCCGTCTGTGACATCCCTCCCCGCGGCCTCAAGATGTCCTCCACTTTCATTGGCAACAGCACAGCCATTCAGGAGCTGTTCAAACGCATGTCAGAGCAGTTCACCGCCATGTTCCGTCGCAAGGCCTTCCTCCACTG GTACACGGGCGAAGGTATGGACGAGATGGAGTTCACAGAGGCTGAGAGCAACATGAACGACCTGGTGTCTGAGTACCAGCAGTACCAGGACGCCACTGCTGAGGAAGAGGGCGAGGGTGAGGAGGAAGGTGACGAGGATGTGGCCTAA
- the LOC133949086 gene encoding tubulin beta chain isoform X8 encodes MREILHLQAGQCGNQIGAKFWEVISDEHGIDPSGTYHGDNERQLERINVYYNEATGGKYVPRAVLVDLEPGTMDSVRSGAFGQIFRPDNFVFGQSGAGNNWAKGHYTEGAELVDSVMDVVRKEAECCDCLQGFQLTHSLAIQELFKRMSEQFTAMFRRKAFLHWYTGEGMDEMEFTEAESNMNDLVSEYQQYQDATAEEEGEGEEEGDEDVA; translated from the exons ATGAGGGAGATACTGCATCTACAGGCTGGCCAGTGTGGCAACCAGATCGGAGCCAAG TTCTGGGAGGTGATAAGCGACGAACACGGCATCGACCCGTCTGGGACGTACCATGGAGACAATGAGCGGCAGTTGGAGCGAATCAACGTCTACTACAACGAGGCGACAG GTGGGAAGTATGTTCCTCGTGCAGTGCTCGTGGATTTGGAGCCAGGAACAATGGACTCTGTGAGGTCTGGTGCTTTTGGCCAGATCTTTAGGCCAGACAACTTTGTCTTTG GCCAGAGTGGAGCAGGTAATAACTGGGCTAAAGGCCACTACACTGAGGGAGCCGAGCTGGTGGACTCTGTCATGGATGTGGTCAGAAAAGAAGCAGAGTGCTGTGACTGCCTCCAGGGCTTCCAGCTCACACACTCCCTTG CCATTCAGGAGCTGTTCAAACGCATGTCAGAGCAGTTCACCGCCATGTTCCGTCGCAAGGCCTTCCTCCACTG GTACACGGGCGAAGGTATGGACGAGATGGAGTTCACAGAGGCTGAGAGCAACATGAACGACCTGGTGTCTGAGTACCAGCAGTACCAGGACGCCACTGCTGAGGAAGAGGGCGAGGGTGAGGAGGAAGGTGACGAGGATGTGGCCTAA
- the LOC133949086 gene encoding tubulin beta chain isoform X1 produces the protein MREILHLQAGQCGNQIGAKFWEVISDEHGIDPSGTYHGDNERQLERINVYYNEATGSPGGKYVPRAVLVDLEPGTMDSVRSGAFGQIFRPDNFVFGQSGAGNNWAKGHYTEGAELVDSVMDVVRKEAECCDCLQGFQLTHSLGGGTGSGMGTLLISKIREEYPDRIMNTFSVVPSPKVSDTVVEPYNATLSVHQLVENTDETYCIDNEALYDICFRTLKLTTPTYGDLNHLVSATMSGVTTCLRFPGQLNADLRKLAVNMVPFPRLHFFMPGFAPLTSRGSQQYRALTVPELTQQMFDAKNMMAACDPRRGRYLTVAAIFRGRMSMKEVDEQLLNVQNKNSSYFVEWIPNNVKTAVCDIPPRGLKMSSTFIGNSTAIQELFKRMSEQFTAMFRRKAFLHWYTGEGMDEMEFTEAESNMNDLVSEYQQYQDATAEEEGEGEEEGDEDVA, from the exons ATGAGGGAGATACTGCATCTACAGGCTGGCCAGTGTGGCAACCAGATCGGAGCCAAG TTCTGGGAGGTGATAAGCGACGAACACGGCATCGACCCGTCTGGGACGTACCATGGAGACAATGAGCGGCAGTTGGAGCGAATCAACGTCTACTACAACGAGGCGACAGG ATCACCAGGTGGGAAGTATGTTCCTCGTGCAGTGCTCGTGGATTTGGAGCCAGGAACAATGGACTCTGTGAGGTCTGGTGCTTTTGGCCAGATCTTTAGGCCAGACAACTTTGTCTTTG GCCAGAGTGGAGCAGGTAATAACTGGGCTAAAGGCCACTACACTGAGGGAGCCGAGCTGGTGGACTCTGTCATGGATGTGGTCAGAAAAGAAGCAGAGTGCTGTGACTGCCTCCAGGGCTTCCAGCTCACACACTCCCTTGGTGGAGGCACCGGCTCTGGCATGGGCACGCTGCTTATCAGCAAAATCCGTGAGGAGTATCCTGACCGCATCATGAACACTTTCAGCGTGGTCCCCTCACCCAAG GTGTCAGACACAGTGGTGGAGCCCTACAATGCCACCCTGTCTGTCCACCAGCTGGTGGAGAACACAGATGAGACCTACTGCATTGATAATGAGGCCCTGTATGACATCTGCTTCCGTACACTGAAACTCACTACACCCACCTATGGTGATCTCAACCACCTTGTCTCAGCCACCATGAGCGGGGTGACCACCTGCCTGCGCTTTCCCGGCCAGCTCAATGCTGATCTGAGGAAACTGGCCGTCAACATGGTGCCCTTCCCCAGGCTGCACTTCTTCATGCCAGGCTTTGCACCCCTGACCAGTCGGGGCAGCCAGCAGTACAG GGCACTGACAGTTCCTGAACTCACCCAGCAAATGTTTGACGCCAAAAACATGATGGCTGCCTGTGACCCACGCCGTGGTCGCTACCTTACGGTCGCCGCCATCTTTCGGGGCCGCATGTCCATGAAAGAGGTGGACGAACAGTTGTTGAATGTGCAGAACAAGAACAGCAGCTACTTCGTGGAGTGGATCCCAAACAACGTCAAGACGGCCGTCTGTGACATCCCTCCCCGCGGCCTCAAGATGTCCTCCACTTTCATTGGCAACAGCACAGCCATTCAGGAGCTGTTCAAACGCATGTCAGAGCAGTTCACCGCCATGTTCCGTCGCAAGGCCTTCCTCCACTG GTACACGGGCGAAGGTATGGACGAGATGGAGTTCACAGAGGCTGAGAGCAACATGAACGACCTGGTGTCTGAGTACCAGCAGTACCAGGACGCCACTGCTGAGGAAGAGGGCGAGGGTGAGGAGGAAGGTGACGAGGATGTGGCCTAA
- the LOC133949086 gene encoding tubulin beta chain isoform X9, translating to MREILHLQAGQCGNQIGAKFWEVISDEHGIDPSGTYHGDNERQLERINVYYNEATGGKYVPRAVLVDLEPGTMDSVRSGAFGQIFRPDNFVFGQSGAGNNWAKGHYTEGAELVDSVMDVMEFTEAESNMNDLVSEYQQYQDATAEEEGEGEEEGDEDVA from the exons ATGAGGGAGATACTGCATCTACAGGCTGGCCAGTGTGGCAACCAGATCGGAGCCAAG TTCTGGGAGGTGATAAGCGACGAACACGGCATCGACCCGTCTGGGACGTACCATGGAGACAATGAGCGGCAGTTGGAGCGAATCAACGTCTACTACAACGAGGCGACAG GTGGGAAGTATGTTCCTCGTGCAGTGCTCGTGGATTTGGAGCCAGGAACAATGGACTCTGTGAGGTCTGGTGCTTTTGGCCAGATCTTTAGGCCAGACAACTTTGTCTTTG GCCAGAGTGGAGCAGGTAATAACTGGGCTAAAGGCCACTACACTGAGGGAGCCGAGCTGGTGGACTCTGTCATGGATGTG ATGGAGTTCACAGAGGCTGAGAGCAACATGAACGACCTGGTGTCTGAGTACCAGCAGTACCAGGACGCCACTGCTGAGGAAGAGGGCGAGGGTGAGGAGGAAGGTGACGAGGATGTGGCCTAA
- the LOC133949086 gene encoding tubulin beta chain isoform X3, giving the protein MREILHLQAGQCGNQIGAKFWEVISDEHGIDPSGTYHGDNERQLERINVYYNEATGQSGAGNNWAKGHYTEGAELVDSVMDVVRKEAECCDCLQGFQLTHSLGGGTGSGMGTLLISKIREEYPDRIMNTFSVVPSPKVSDTVVEPYNATLSVHQLVENTDETYCIDNEALYDICFRTLKLTTPTYGDLNHLVSATMSGVTTCLRFPGQLNADLRKLAVNMVPFPRLHFFMPGFAPLTSRGSQQYRALTVPELTQQMFDAKNMMAACDPRRGRYLTVAAIFRGRMSMKEVDEQLLNVQNKNSSYFVEWIPNNVKTAVCDIPPRGLKMSSTFIGNSTAIQELFKRMSEQFTAMFRRKAFLHWYTGEGMDEMEFTEAESNMNDLVSEYQQYQDATAEEEGEGEEEGDEDVA; this is encoded by the exons ATGAGGGAGATACTGCATCTACAGGCTGGCCAGTGTGGCAACCAGATCGGAGCCAAG TTCTGGGAGGTGATAAGCGACGAACACGGCATCGACCCGTCTGGGACGTACCATGGAGACAATGAGCGGCAGTTGGAGCGAATCAACGTCTACTACAACGAGGCGACAG GCCAGAGTGGAGCAGGTAATAACTGGGCTAAAGGCCACTACACTGAGGGAGCCGAGCTGGTGGACTCTGTCATGGATGTGGTCAGAAAAGAAGCAGAGTGCTGTGACTGCCTCCAGGGCTTCCAGCTCACACACTCCCTTGGTGGAGGCACCGGCTCTGGCATGGGCACGCTGCTTATCAGCAAAATCCGTGAGGAGTATCCTGACCGCATCATGAACACTTTCAGCGTGGTCCCCTCACCCAAG GTGTCAGACACAGTGGTGGAGCCCTACAATGCCACCCTGTCTGTCCACCAGCTGGTGGAGAACACAGATGAGACCTACTGCATTGATAATGAGGCCCTGTATGACATCTGCTTCCGTACACTGAAACTCACTACACCCACCTATGGTGATCTCAACCACCTTGTCTCAGCCACCATGAGCGGGGTGACCACCTGCCTGCGCTTTCCCGGCCAGCTCAATGCTGATCTGAGGAAACTGGCCGTCAACATGGTGCCCTTCCCCAGGCTGCACTTCTTCATGCCAGGCTTTGCACCCCTGACCAGTCGGGGCAGCCAGCAGTACAG GGCACTGACAGTTCCTGAACTCACCCAGCAAATGTTTGACGCCAAAAACATGATGGCTGCCTGTGACCCACGCCGTGGTCGCTACCTTACGGTCGCCGCCATCTTTCGGGGCCGCATGTCCATGAAAGAGGTGGACGAACAGTTGTTGAATGTGCAGAACAAGAACAGCAGCTACTTCGTGGAGTGGATCCCAAACAACGTCAAGACGGCCGTCTGTGACATCCCTCCCCGCGGCCTCAAGATGTCCTCCACTTTCATTGGCAACAGCACAGCCATTCAGGAGCTGTTCAAACGCATGTCAGAGCAGTTCACCGCCATGTTCCGTCGCAAGGCCTTCCTCCACTG GTACACGGGCGAAGGTATGGACGAGATGGAGTTCACAGAGGCTGAGAGCAACATGAACGACCTGGTGTCTGAGTACCAGCAGTACCAGGACGCCACTGCTGAGGAAGAGGGCGAGGGTGAGGAGGAAGGTGACGAGGATGTGGCCTAA
- the LOC133949086 gene encoding tubulin beta chain isoform X6, with the protein MREILHLQAGQCGNQIGAKFWEVISDEHGIDPSGTYHGDNERQLERINVYYNEATGGKYVPRAVLVDLEPGTMDSVRSGAFGQIFRPDNFVFGQSGAGNNWAKGHYTEGAELVDSVMDVVRKEAECCDCLQGFQLTHSLGGGTGSGMGTLLISKIREEYPDRIMNTFSVVPSPKVSDTVVEPYNATLSVHQLVENTDETYCIDNEALYDIGNSTAIQELFKRMSEQFTAMFRRKAFLHWYTGEGMDEMEFTEAESNMNDLVSEYQQYQDATAEEEGEGEEEGDEDVA; encoded by the exons ATGAGGGAGATACTGCATCTACAGGCTGGCCAGTGTGGCAACCAGATCGGAGCCAAG TTCTGGGAGGTGATAAGCGACGAACACGGCATCGACCCGTCTGGGACGTACCATGGAGACAATGAGCGGCAGTTGGAGCGAATCAACGTCTACTACAACGAGGCGACAG GTGGGAAGTATGTTCCTCGTGCAGTGCTCGTGGATTTGGAGCCAGGAACAATGGACTCTGTGAGGTCTGGTGCTTTTGGCCAGATCTTTAGGCCAGACAACTTTGTCTTTG GCCAGAGTGGAGCAGGTAATAACTGGGCTAAAGGCCACTACACTGAGGGAGCCGAGCTGGTGGACTCTGTCATGGATGTGGTCAGAAAAGAAGCAGAGTGCTGTGACTGCCTCCAGGGCTTCCAGCTCACACACTCCCTTGGTGGAGGCACCGGCTCTGGCATGGGCACGCTGCTTATCAGCAAAATCCGTGAGGAGTATCCTGACCGCATCATGAACACTTTCAGCGTGGTCCCCTCACCCAAG GTGTCAGACACAGTGGTGGAGCCCTACAATGCCACCCTGTCTGTCCACCAGCTGGTGGAGAACACAGATGAGACCTACTGCATTGATAATGAGGCCCTGTATGA CATTGGCAACAGCACAGCCATTCAGGAGCTGTTCAAACGCATGTCAGAGCAGTTCACCGCCATGTTCCGTCGCAAGGCCTTCCTCCACTG GTACACGGGCGAAGGTATGGACGAGATGGAGTTCACAGAGGCTGAGAGCAACATGAACGACCTGGTGTCTGAGTACCAGCAGTACCAGGACGCCACTGCTGAGGAAGAGGGCGAGGGTGAGGAGGAAGGTGACGAGGATGTGGCCTAA
- the LOC133949086 gene encoding tubulin beta chain isoform X2 has translation MREILHLQAGQCGNQIGAKFWEVISDEHGIDPSGTYHGDNERQLERINVYYNEATGGKYVPRAVLVDLEPGTMDSVRSGAFGQIFRPDNFVFGQSGAGNNWAKGHYTEGAELVDSVMDVVRKEAECCDCLQGFQLTHSLGGGTGSGMGTLLISKIREEYPDRIMNTFSVVPSPKVSDTVVEPYNATLSVHQLVENTDETYCIDNEALYDICFRTLKLTTPTYGDLNHLVSATMSGVTTCLRFPGQLNADLRKLAVNMVPFPRLHFFMPGFAPLTSRGSQQYRALTVPELTQQMFDAKNMMAACDPRRGRYLTVAAIFRGRMSMKEVDEQLLNVQNKNSSYFVEWIPNNVKTAVCDIPPRGLKMSSTFIGNSTAIQELFKRMSEQFTAMFRRKAFLHWYTGEGMDEMEFTEAESNMNDLVSEYQQYQDATAEEEGEGEEEGDEDVA, from the exons ATGAGGGAGATACTGCATCTACAGGCTGGCCAGTGTGGCAACCAGATCGGAGCCAAG TTCTGGGAGGTGATAAGCGACGAACACGGCATCGACCCGTCTGGGACGTACCATGGAGACAATGAGCGGCAGTTGGAGCGAATCAACGTCTACTACAACGAGGCGACAG GTGGGAAGTATGTTCCTCGTGCAGTGCTCGTGGATTTGGAGCCAGGAACAATGGACTCTGTGAGGTCTGGTGCTTTTGGCCAGATCTTTAGGCCAGACAACTTTGTCTTTG GCCAGAGTGGAGCAGGTAATAACTGGGCTAAAGGCCACTACACTGAGGGAGCCGAGCTGGTGGACTCTGTCATGGATGTGGTCAGAAAAGAAGCAGAGTGCTGTGACTGCCTCCAGGGCTTCCAGCTCACACACTCCCTTGGTGGAGGCACCGGCTCTGGCATGGGCACGCTGCTTATCAGCAAAATCCGTGAGGAGTATCCTGACCGCATCATGAACACTTTCAGCGTGGTCCCCTCACCCAAG GTGTCAGACACAGTGGTGGAGCCCTACAATGCCACCCTGTCTGTCCACCAGCTGGTGGAGAACACAGATGAGACCTACTGCATTGATAATGAGGCCCTGTATGACATCTGCTTCCGTACACTGAAACTCACTACACCCACCTATGGTGATCTCAACCACCTTGTCTCAGCCACCATGAGCGGGGTGACCACCTGCCTGCGCTTTCCCGGCCAGCTCAATGCTGATCTGAGGAAACTGGCCGTCAACATGGTGCCCTTCCCCAGGCTGCACTTCTTCATGCCAGGCTTTGCACCCCTGACCAGTCGGGGCAGCCAGCAGTACAG GGCACTGACAGTTCCTGAACTCACCCAGCAAATGTTTGACGCCAAAAACATGATGGCTGCCTGTGACCCACGCCGTGGTCGCTACCTTACGGTCGCCGCCATCTTTCGGGGCCGCATGTCCATGAAAGAGGTGGACGAACAGTTGTTGAATGTGCAGAACAAGAACAGCAGCTACTTCGTGGAGTGGATCCCAAACAACGTCAAGACGGCCGTCTGTGACATCCCTCCCCGCGGCCTCAAGATGTCCTCCACTTTCATTGGCAACAGCACAGCCATTCAGGAGCTGTTCAAACGCATGTCAGAGCAGTTCACCGCCATGTTCCGTCGCAAGGCCTTCCTCCACTG GTACACGGGCGAAGGTATGGACGAGATGGAGTTCACAGAGGCTGAGAGCAACATGAACGACCTGGTGTCTGAGTACCAGCAGTACCAGGACGCCACTGCTGAGGAAGAGGGCGAGGGTGAGGAGGAAGGTGACGAGGATGTGGCCTAA
- the LOC133949086 gene encoding tubulin beta chain isoform X5, producing the protein MALDFGLLSDSCHCQPMEKFSINMIGQSGAGNNWAKGHYTEGAELVDSVMDVVRKEAECCDCLQGFQLTHSLGGGTGSGMGTLLISKIREEYPDRIMNTFSVVPSPKVSDTVVEPYNATLSVHQLVENTDETYCIDNEALYDICFRTLKLTTPTYGDLNHLVSATMSGVTTCLRFPGQLNADLRKLAVNMVPFPRLHFFMPGFAPLTSRGSQQYRALTVPELTQQMFDAKNMMAACDPRRGRYLTVAAIFRGRMSMKEVDEQLLNVQNKNSSYFVEWIPNNVKTAVCDIPPRGLKMSSTFIGNSTAIQELFKRMSEQFTAMFRRKAFLHWYTGEGMDEMEFTEAESNMNDLVSEYQQYQDATAEEEGEGEEEGDEDVA; encoded by the exons ATGGCTCTTGATTTCGGGCTGTTGTCGGATTCATGTCACTGTCAACCAATGGAGAAGTTCTCCATCAACATGAT AGGCCAGAGTGGAGCAGGTAATAACTGGGCTAAAGGCCACTACACTGAGGGAGCCGAGCTGGTGGACTCTGTCATGGATGTGGTCAGAAAAGAAGCAGAGTGCTGTGACTGCCTCCAGGGCTTCCAGCTCACACACTCCCTTGGTGGAGGCACCGGCTCTGGCATGGGCACGCTGCTTATCAGCAAAATCCGTGAGGAGTATCCTGACCGCATCATGAACACTTTCAGCGTGGTCCCCTCACCCAAG GTGTCAGACACAGTGGTGGAGCCCTACAATGCCACCCTGTCTGTCCACCAGCTGGTGGAGAACACAGATGAGACCTACTGCATTGATAATGAGGCCCTGTATGACATCTGCTTCCGTACACTGAAACTCACTACACCCACCTATGGTGATCTCAACCACCTTGTCTCAGCCACCATGAGCGGGGTGACCACCTGCCTGCGCTTTCCCGGCCAGCTCAATGCTGATCTGAGGAAACTGGCCGTCAACATGGTGCCCTTCCCCAGGCTGCACTTCTTCATGCCAGGCTTTGCACCCCTGACCAGTCGGGGCAGCCAGCAGTACAG GGCACTGACAGTTCCTGAACTCACCCAGCAAATGTTTGACGCCAAAAACATGATGGCTGCCTGTGACCCACGCCGTGGTCGCTACCTTACGGTCGCCGCCATCTTTCGGGGCCGCATGTCCATGAAAGAGGTGGACGAACAGTTGTTGAATGTGCAGAACAAGAACAGCAGCTACTTCGTGGAGTGGATCCCAAACAACGTCAAGACGGCCGTCTGTGACATCCCTCCCCGCGGCCTCAAGATGTCCTCCACTTTCATTGGCAACAGCACAGCCATTCAGGAGCTGTTCAAACGCATGTCAGAGCAGTTCACCGCCATGTTCCGTCGCAAGGCCTTCCTCCACTG GTACACGGGCGAAGGTATGGACGAGATGGAGTTCACAGAGGCTGAGAGCAACATGAACGACCTGGTGTCTGAGTACCAGCAGTACCAGGACGCCACTGCTGAGGAAGAGGGCGAGGGTGAGGAGGAAGGTGACGAGGATGTGGCCTAA